The following proteins are encoded in a genomic region of Gouania willdenowi chromosome 6, fGouWil2.1, whole genome shotgun sequence:
- the akip1 gene encoding A-kinase-interacting protein 1 yields MADRGWLETSLRRSARLGLEVLERASRRSVDWATITASVREEDPSPAAERTSTELSDAFTSIAEFMVQTTHQCQRFYKSGCCSEPSEAEKKHVSRFHSQPGAGNMTSAPATKKHRVSAVDEDFYIEVSPGTYAVTASILESPHQTQLVSVKAGESINLTFDL; encoded by the exons ATGGCAGATCGAGGCTGGCTGGAGACCTCCCTGCGTCGCTCTGCCAGGTTGGGTTTGGAGGTGCTGGAGCGAGCCTCCAGGCGTAGCGTAGACTGGGCGACCATCACTGCGTCTGTCAGGGAGGAGGACCCCTCACCAGCTGCTGAG agaACCTCGACAGAGCTCAGTGATGCTTTTACCAGCATTGCAGAGTTTATGGTGCAGACAACACACCAGTGTCAG CGCTTTTACAAGTCTGGGTGCTGCAGCGAGCCCAGTGAGGCTGAAAAGAAGCACGTGTCCAGATTCCACAGTCAACCTGGAGCTGGAAACATGACCTCGGCACCAGCAACAAAGAAACAT CGTGTGTCAGCGGTAGATGAAGATTTCTACATCGAGGTGTCACCGGGGACGTACGCGGTCACTGCCAGCATCCTGGAGTCACCGCATCAGACTCAGCTGGTCAGTGTCAAAGCTGGAGAGAGCATCAACCTCACCTTTGATCTGTGA